A single window of Vibrio campbellii CAIM 519 = NBRC 15631 = ATCC 25920 DNA harbors:
- a CDS encoding energy transducer TonB, with amino-acid sequence MNVKRYAIAGGASLVVHAALLFVSQETKVFAMPAGNPTSSVSLNLVSAPKSVQAEPTPQEVVEEKQPELQKKPQPKPEPKPVKKVVEKPVVKKEAVKKKPVETKPKPVKKAQPPKPVAKKDPQPKEKVTEKVVQEPVQQQQAAPANQSKGASAQPVMIDKPAFVSQPVQPRYPRSARKRGIEGVALYEVWLDANGNQIKQVLIESSGAQMLDVSALRAIKQWQFSPHISGGQKVAHRVQIPVRFKLDG; translated from the coding sequence GTGAACGTAAAAAGATATGCCATTGCCGGAGGCGCCTCTCTCGTGGTGCACGCTGCGCTTCTTTTTGTCTCCCAAGAGACAAAGGTGTTTGCAATGCCTGCAGGTAATCCTACTAGCTCGGTAAGCCTTAATTTAGTCTCGGCTCCCAAATCAGTCCAAGCTGAACCGACGCCACAAGAAGTAGTAGAAGAAAAACAACCAGAGCTACAAAAAAAACCTCAACCAAAGCCAGAGCCTAAGCCGGTTAAAAAGGTCGTAGAAAAGCCGGTCGTAAAGAAAGAAGCAGTTAAAAAGAAGCCGGTTGAAACGAAACCCAAGCCAGTTAAAAAAGCTCAACCACCAAAGCCAGTTGCGAAAAAAGATCCGCAACCCAAAGAAAAAGTGACCGAAAAAGTCGTGCAGGAACCAGTTCAACAGCAACAAGCGGCACCTGCGAATCAATCAAAAGGGGCCAGCGCACAGCCCGTCATGATTGATAAACCGGCTTTTGTCTCCCAGCCAGTTCAGCCACGTTACCCACGTTCAGCTCGCAAACGCGGTATTGAGGGGGTCGCTCTCTATGAAGTGTGGCTAGATGCAAACGGCAACCAGATTAAACAAGTGCTAATTGAATCTTCAGGCGCACAGATGCTTGATGTTTCTGCACTACGAGCCATCAAACAATGGCAATTCTCTCCTCATATTTCTGGTGGGCAAAAAGTTGCTCACCGAGTTCAAATCCCAGTTCGTTTTAAGTTGGATGGATAA
- a CDS encoding MotA/TolQ/ExbB proton channel family protein, whose amino-acid sequence MEQLQHLQTQFGLMTWPLIICSALTVMIIAERLFQVFISLGVGKRAIRQKLTNLDPTKNKDIEALADELSGKRPLLYRGVAMLLAHHSFSKSLREDAAGIWLQEKRHQLHSGLRLLTLIGVISPLIGLLGTVLGLIDMFKGIASSTGNITPNDLADGLGLAMRTTAAGLIIALPAISGAQLLGLWADRVIAKLEHTLNYVNLWLEGISLQHVSPESHKEIATVANHVEARNS is encoded by the coding sequence ATGGAACAGCTACAACATTTACAAACCCAATTTGGTCTTATGACTTGGCCTTTAATTATTTGCTCTGCACTTACAGTCATGATCATTGCGGAAAGACTCTTTCAAGTATTCATTAGCTTAGGCGTGGGGAAGCGTGCCATTCGTCAGAAGCTGACCAATCTTGATCCAACCAAAAATAAAGATATTGAAGCGCTAGCGGACGAGCTTTCAGGCAAACGCCCTTTACTCTATCGCGGTGTCGCTATGTTGCTCGCTCACCACTCTTTTTCTAAGTCATTACGTGAGGATGCCGCTGGCATTTGGCTTCAAGAAAAGCGTCATCAGTTGCACTCAGGCCTTCGCCTACTAACGTTGATTGGCGTGATCAGCCCTCTGATTGGTCTGTTAGGAACAGTACTTGGCCTAATTGACATGTTTAAAGGCATTGCCTCTTCCACAGGCAACATCACACCAAACGATTTGGCTGATGGTCTGGGCCTTGCGATGCGTACAACGGCAGCAGGTTTGATCATTGCATTACCTGCCATTTCTGGCGCGCAACTTCTTGGCCTTTGGGCTGATCGTGTGATCGCTAAGCTTGAGCACACGCTCAACTATGTGAACCTTTGGCTTGAAGGCATTTCTCTGCAACACGTTTCTCCAGAAAGCCACAAAGAAATCGCGACTGTGGCAAATCATGTTGAAGCGAGAAACTCATGA
- a CDS encoding ExbD/TolR family protein: MIKGPQDNHSHGLTPDLTPLLDIIFIVMVFLMLTAAVKLDSLDVNLPSTDSQAVAEVDKESITVNILKEEPHWAINGKAYINWENFTLALLEESKSTDKPIVIGAEKTADIQSLVKLLGFLQENGIQATQLLTEESQ; encoded by the coding sequence ATGATTAAGGGTCCGCAAGATAATCACAGTCACGGTTTAACGCCAGACTTAACCCCGCTGCTCGATATCATTTTCATCGTGATGGTGTTTTTGATGCTCACTGCGGCGGTGAAGTTAGATTCCCTCGACGTGAACCTACCCAGTACCGATTCACAAGCGGTAGCTGAGGTGGACAAAGAGTCGATTACAGTAAACATCCTCAAAGAAGAACCGCACTGGGCAATCAACGGTAAGGCGTACATCAATTGGGAAAACTTTACGCTGGCTCTATTAGAAGAGAGCAAATCAACTGACAAGCCTATCGTGATTGGCGCGGAAAAAACCGCCGATATTCAATCGCTGGTTAAGCTTCTTGGCTTTTTACAAGAAAACGGAATTCAAGCGACTCAACTACTCACTGAAGAGTCGCAATAG
- a CDS encoding heme/hemin ABC transporter substrate-binding protein, which produces MKNTISPIRAALATAITMLASASLFANEAPLPERVVSAGSAVTELLIALDAQDSLVAVDVTSQLPDGMELPKVGYHRSLSAEGLLGLSPTKLIGSDEMGPNTTLEQLKSAGIDVEVVNTQANVEGLVDRIDQIGAIMHRETQATTLKTEVRAQVEALESNQPTKANKKKVLFLLIHEGRPANVAGSETTPNAIIQLAGGENPAASKLSSYKPLSTEAMVEMQPDVILVSGRSYQTMGGADAILKAMPLLAATPAGINKRFVTIDGHALVGGLGLKSLSEAKRLNELLYP; this is translated from the coding sequence ATGAAAAACACTATTTCGCCCATTCGTGCCGCATTGGCTACAGCTATAACTATGCTTGCCAGTGCGAGTCTGTTTGCCAACGAAGCCCCATTACCTGAGCGTGTTGTCAGTGCGGGCAGTGCTGTGACTGAACTGCTGATTGCTCTTGATGCACAAGACAGCCTTGTCGCCGTAGACGTAACAAGCCAACTACCAGATGGAATGGAGCTGCCAAAAGTTGGTTACCACCGCAGTCTGTCTGCTGAAGGTCTACTAGGATTAAGCCCAACTAAATTGATTGGTTCGGATGAGATGGGACCAAACACCACGCTAGAGCAATTGAAATCTGCGGGCATTGATGTCGAGGTCGTCAACACACAAGCAAACGTGGAAGGTTTGGTTGACCGTATCGACCAAATTGGGGCCATAATGCATCGTGAAACTCAAGCTACAACACTAAAAACAGAAGTTAGAGCGCAAGTGGAAGCACTTGAAAGCAACCAACCTACGAAAGCTAACAAGAAAAAGGTACTTTTCCTACTGATTCACGAAGGTCGCCCAGCAAACGTCGCGGGATCTGAAACTACGCCCAATGCAATCATTCAGTTAGCGGGTGGTGAAAACCCAGCAGCGAGTAAACTCTCTTCATACAAACCGCTATCTACAGAAGCAATGGTTGAGATGCAGCCAGATGTGATTCTTGTGAGTGGCCGTAGCTACCAAACCATGGGTGGGGCGGACGCTATTTTGAAAGCGATGCCTCTGCTTGCCGCAACACCTGCTGGCATAAACAAAAGGTTCGTAACAATCGATGGTCATGCGCTGGTTGGCGGCTTAGGGCTTAAAAGCCTGTCTGAAGCGAAGCGTTTGAATGAGCTGCTTTACCCATAG
- a CDS encoding FecCD family ABC transporter permease yields the protein MLLRRVPLSTILLALSGVLAFVAVASITVGPMNISFADSLRSLTGSGSDLAPNILLVINEIRLPRTILCMFIGAILAICGVVMQGLFRNPLAEPGIIGVSAGAALGGAFAIVVFADFSQNYPTLMNLAALPFFAFLGGAFTTVLVYWLGTNKFGTSVTIMLLAGVAISALSGAAIGFMNFIADDQMLRDLTLWSMGSLAGANWSGIALAAVILVLLMFWFQRKAMSLNALLLGESEAKHLGVPVQKLKRQLILLSAVGVGITVSISGAIGFIGLVIPHLGRMLAGPDHRSLLPISALMGALLLTAADMFARKVVAPAELPVGIVTALIGAPFFIYLLFQQKGKIL from the coding sequence ATGCTGTTAAGACGAGTTCCTTTATCTACCATCCTACTGGCATTATCTGGCGTTCTAGCCTTTGTAGCAGTAGCATCTATTACGGTAGGTCCGATGAATATTAGCTTCGCAGACAGCCTTCGAAGCTTGACGGGGTCTGGTTCAGACCTTGCTCCTAATATTCTGTTAGTCATCAATGAAATCCGCCTTCCACGCACCATTCTTTGTATGTTTATCGGTGCGATCCTCGCTATCTGTGGTGTCGTGATGCAGGGGTTGTTCCGAAACCCTCTTGCCGAACCAGGCATCATCGGCGTTTCCGCTGGTGCAGCCCTTGGTGGCGCTTTTGCCATTGTTGTATTTGCCGACTTTAGCCAAAACTATCCGACACTCATGAACTTGGCGGCGCTACCATTCTTCGCTTTCTTGGGTGGTGCTTTTACAACCGTATTGGTTTACTGGCTAGGAACAAACAAGTTTGGTACTTCAGTAACCATCATGCTACTGGCTGGTGTCGCTATCAGTGCACTATCTGGCGCTGCTATTGGTTTTATGAATTTTATTGCTGACGACCAAATGCTGCGTGACTTAACGCTTTGGTCGATGGGCTCGTTAGCAGGCGCGAACTGGTCAGGGATTGCTTTAGCAGCCGTGATACTGGTACTACTGATGTTCTGGTTCCAGAGAAAAGCCATGTCACTAAACGCATTGCTCTTAGGTGAGTCAGAAGCTAAGCATCTTGGCGTTCCCGTTCAAAAGCTTAAACGACAACTTATCCTTTTATCGGCAGTGGGTGTCGGTATAACGGTAAGTATTAGCGGTGCGATTGGCTTTATCGGCCTAGTGATACCTCACTTAGGTCGCATGCTTGCTGGTCCTGACCATCGTTCACTGCTTCCTATCTCAGCACTGATGGGCGCATTGCTTCTTACTGCGGCAGATATGTTTGCTCGCAAAGTGGTGGCTCCTGCAGAACTTCCTGT